The following coding sequences are from one Candidatus Bathyarchaeota archaeon window:
- the mtnP gene encoding S-methyl-5'-thioadenosine phosphorylase, with translation MQAEIGIIGGTGLYDPKLLLNAQEVEVNTPYGAPSGAFTVGELAGKRVAFLARHGRTHTIRPTDVNSRANMCAFKKLGVERILAVSAVGSLKEEYQPGDLVFTDQFIDRTTKREQSFYPSGGKICHITVAEPMCPQLRQTLTTVASKSGIKAHNSGTYVCIEGPRFSTKAESNLFRSWGADIIGMTLVPECVLAREAEICYASIAMVTDYDCWKDHAVCTGDIISTMKANIEKVKKLLAESVAQLSKERDCICKDALKQALM, from the coding sequence ATGCAGGCAGAAATCGGAATTATCGGCGGAACTGGTCTTTATGACCCTAAACTGCTTTTGAACGCTCAAGAGGTAGAGGTTAACACGCCGTATGGTGCCCCGTCGGGTGCTTTTACGGTGGGTGAGTTGGCGGGCAAGCGTGTAGCTTTTTTGGCTAGGCATGGACGCACCCATACCATACGACCAACAGACGTTAACTCGCGTGCTAACATGTGCGCTTTCAAGAAGCTGGGCGTAGAGCGTATACTGGCGGTTTCCGCAGTAGGCTCCCTCAAAGAAGAGTACCAACCAGGAGACCTTGTTTTCACCGACCAATTCATAGACCGAACAACCAAACGTGAGCAGTCATTTTATCCTTCAGGCGGAAAAATCTGCCACATCACCGTAGCTGAACCCATGTGTCCCCAACTACGCCAAACCCTAACAACCGTAGCCTCCAAATCAGGCATAAAAGCGCACAACTCCGGAACGTATGTGTGCATCGAAGGTCCGCGTTTCTCCACAAAAGCGGAATCTAACCTGTTTCGCAGTTGGGGCGCTGACATCATCGGCATGACCCTTGTTCCTGAATGCGTTTTGGCGCGTGAAGCCGAAATCTGCTATGCCTCCATTGCTATGGTCACGGATTATGACTGCTGGAAAGACCACGCGGTCTGCACGGGCGACATCATCAGCACCATGAAAGCTAACATCGAAAAAGTCAAAAAACTCTTGGCTGAATCTGTTGCCCAGCTTTCCAAAGAGCGAGACTGCATATGCAAAGACGCCCTTAAACAGGCTTTAATGTAA
- a CDS encoding CDC48 family AAA ATPase, with protein sequence MTENHEIQLRAGDARQRDVGRGIARIDQRTMQKLSISAGDVIEIIAKRTTSAIAWPAYSEDQNRDIIRIDGFTRKNAGVAINEYVIVRPAKVKTALSITLAPVDMRLNVDEDFTNFVKNRLMERTLVEGDTTLVMMLGHAIPFNVSKTRPHGIVKVTAESRLTILNEPAPETKGLPRTTYEDIGGLHEEIQRVREMVELPLRHPELFQRLGIEPPKGVLLHGPPGCGKTLLARAVANESEANFYSINGPEIMSKFYGESEARLREIFQQAQQNSPSIIFVDELDAIAPKREEVTGEVERRVVAQLLALMDGLSGRGNIIVIGATNRPSALDQALRRPGRFDREIEIGVPDKKGRYEVIQIHTRGMPLAEDVDLKKLAEMTHGYTGADLSALSRETAMKALRRYLPQINLDEERIPPSVLEKMEVNMDDFVNAYKEVTPTAMREVYIEVATVHWSDIGGLDGVKQHLREAVEWPMKKPEMFQRLGIKPPKGILLYGPPGCGKTLLARAVSTESEANFISIKGPEVFSKWVGESEKAIREVFRKARMAAPAVIFFDEMDSLVPQRGAGGSDNGVSERVISQLLTEMDGILSLEDIVVIAATNRPNLIDPAVLRPGRFDRLIYVPEPDEQSRLKILELYTASMPLKDVDLKAISLATKYYSGADLENLCREAAMHALRRDINAAEVTMKDFQDAMKEFGPSVTPDMEKWYKSFMQQVRQIQKPTTPIA encoded by the coding sequence ATGACAGAAAATCACGAAATTCAACTACGCGCAGGCGACGCACGACAACGCGATGTCGGCAGAGGCATCGCCCGAATTGACCAGAGAACCATGCAAAAACTATCCATAAGCGCCGGAGACGTCATCGAAATCATTGCCAAACGAACAACCAGCGCCATAGCCTGGCCTGCATACAGCGAAGACCAAAACCGTGACATAATACGCATTGACGGTTTCACACGTAAAAACGCTGGAGTCGCCATAAACGAATACGTCATCGTCCGACCTGCCAAAGTAAAAACCGCCCTGAGCATAACCCTTGCCCCCGTTGACATGAGGCTCAACGTGGATGAAGACTTTACAAATTTTGTCAAAAACCGTCTCATGGAACGCACCCTAGTCGAAGGCGACACCACCCTAGTTATGATGCTAGGCCATGCCATACCCTTTAACGTCTCCAAAACCCGCCCCCACGGCATAGTCAAAGTCACCGCGGAATCGCGCCTAACCATACTTAACGAACCCGCACCCGAAACCAAAGGGCTGCCACGAACCACCTACGAGGACATCGGCGGCTTGCACGAAGAAATCCAGCGCGTCCGCGAAATGGTAGAGCTCCCCCTGCGCCACCCCGAACTCTTCCAGCGCCTAGGCATCGAACCCCCAAAAGGCGTCCTGCTACACGGTCCGCCGGGCTGTGGCAAAACCCTACTAGCCCGCGCAGTAGCCAACGAGTCCGAAGCCAACTTTTACTCCATAAACGGTCCCGAGATTATGAGCAAATTCTACGGCGAATCCGAAGCGCGCCTGCGTGAAATTTTCCAGCAAGCCCAGCAAAACTCGCCCAGCATCATCTTTGTTGACGAGCTTGACGCGATTGCGCCCAAACGCGAAGAAGTCACAGGCGAGGTCGAACGCCGCGTAGTTGCCCAACTGCTCGCCCTAATGGATGGCCTATCGGGCAGAGGAAACATCATAGTTATCGGTGCAACCAACCGACCCAGCGCCTTAGACCAAGCCCTGCGCCGCCCCGGACGTTTTGACCGCGAAATCGAAATCGGCGTACCAGACAAAAAAGGACGCTACGAAGTCATACAAATCCACACCCGCGGCATGCCCCTTGCAGAAGATGTAGACCTCAAAAAACTCGCAGAAATGACCCACGGCTACACAGGCGCAGACCTATCCGCACTGAGTCGCGAAACCGCCATGAAAGCCCTACGACGGTACCTGCCCCAAATCAACCTAGATGAGGAGCGCATTCCCCCCTCAGTTCTGGAGAAGATGGAGGTTAACATGGACGATTTCGTGAATGCCTACAAAGAAGTTACGCCAACGGCAATGCGTGAAGTCTACATTGAAGTCGCCACTGTTCACTGGAGTGATATCGGTGGTTTGGATGGGGTTAAGCAGCATCTGCGTGAAGCGGTTGAGTGGCCCATGAAAAAACCTGAAATGTTCCAGCGCCTTGGCATCAAACCCCCAAAAGGCATCCTGCTCTACGGTCCGCCGGGCTGTGGCAAAACCTTGCTGGCACGCGCGGTTTCCACGGAAAGCGAAGCCAACTTTATCTCTATCAAAGGTCCCGAAGTTTTCTCCAAATGGGTGGGCGAATCCGAAAAAGCAATCCGTGAAGTTTTCCGTAAAGCCCGCATGGCAGCGCCTGCTGTGATTTTCTTTGACGAAATGGACTCTTTGGTTCCTCAGCGCGGCGCCGGAGGCAGCGACAACGGCGTTTCTGAACGCGTAATTAGCCAGTTGCTCACCGAAATGGACGGCATCCTAAGCCTAGAAGACATCGTAGTAATTGCCGCAACGAACCGTCCTAACCTAATTGACCCAGCAGTGTTGCGTCCTGGCAGATTTGACCGCCTAATTTACGTGCCTGAACCTGACGAGCAAAGCCGCCTAAAAATCTTGGAACTCTACACCGCCAGCATGCCCCTAAAAGACGTGGACCTAAAAGCCATCTCGCTTGCAACCAAATACTACTCAGGTGCAGACCTTGAAAACCTGTGCCGAGAAGCCGCCATGCACGCCCTACGACGCGACATAAACGCCGCAGAAGTTACCATGAAAGACTTCCAAGACGCCATGAAAGAATTCGGTCCCTCCGTAACTCCTGACATGGAAAAATGGTACAAGAGCTTCATGCAGCAAGTACGCCAAATCCAAAAACCCACAACCCCCATAGCATAG
- a CDS encoding nicotinamide-nucleotide adenylyltransferase, whose amino-acid sequence MLTRGLYVGRFQPFHLGHLEAIKDILEEVEELVIVIGSAQYSHDKTNPFTTGERLVMIRSALEEAKTDLSRVWIVPVPDVHLHMMWVSALEGYTPKFQIVYSNEPLTRRLFMESGYRVKGIPFFERQFYSSTMVREKMLKDESWVNLVPKTTATFIKEIDGVNRLRDLNQTDKACPEET is encoded by the coding sequence TTGCTTACTCGGGGATTGTATGTGGGCAGGTTTCAGCCGTTTCATTTGGGGCATCTGGAAGCCATCAAAGACATTTTAGAAGAAGTTGAAGAACTCGTAATCGTAATTGGCAGCGCCCAGTACAGCCACGACAAAACCAACCCCTTCACCACGGGTGAGCGCTTAGTTATGATACGCTCTGCCCTTGAAGAAGCCAAAACCGACCTAAGCCGCGTCTGGATAGTCCCCGTCCCCGACGTCCACCTCCACATGATGTGGGTCAGCGCCCTAGAAGGCTACACCCCAAAATTCCAAATCGTCTACTCCAACGAACCCCTAACCCGCAGACTATTCATGGAATCAGGCTACCGCGTAAAAGGCATACCATTCTTTGAACGCCAATTCTACTCCTCCACCATGGTGCGCGAAAAAATGCTAAAAGACGAAAGCTGGGTCAACCTCGTCCCCAAAACCACCGCCACATTCATCAAAGAAATCGACGGCGTCAACCGCCTACGCGACCTAAACCAAACCGACAAAGCATGCCCCGAAGAAACCTAA
- a CDS encoding NAD(P)/FAD-dependent oxidoreductase, giving the protein MQEPVAVVGAGPAGSFFAYELAKKGAAVTVFEEHPQAGYPSHCAGHLSIRSLRKFGLYPLPPPILENEFSAANFYSAYGTKFAVKLAKPVTCAVNRALFDQYLAQKAQDAGAQFRFNSRVQSLIRKNGVVCGVNVQKPDGSLVGVRAPLVVDAEGISSRLLRQAGLRGLRGDGLVYAIEAEITGARGVEEHAVEVYVGKAYAPGFYGWLIPRPDGTAKLGLATSHGNPKTYLQRLIQKHPVASKQLKHAKIQSTAFHAITLGGPIPQMYTDGFLAVGDCASQVKPTTGGGVIFSLTCAKTAAQTTKQALNKNDLSTTTLQAYQKQTHKLLNHDYQTMHHLHKLLNHTTDKKFDNTLKFTNKIQLQKALTNIDEIDHQTKTLLAIATKPQTYATLTYLLTTLLKP; this is encoded by the coding sequence TTGCAGGAACCCGTCGCGGTTGTCGGTGCAGGTCCTGCGGGCTCCTTTTTCGCTTATGAACTAGCCAAAAAAGGCGCCGCAGTCACAGTTTTCGAAGAACACCCCCAAGCAGGCTACCCCTCCCACTGCGCAGGACACCTAAGCATCCGCAGCCTACGCAAATTCGGCTTATACCCCCTGCCCCCTCCAATTTTGGAAAACGAGTTCTCCGCCGCCAACTTTTACTCCGCCTATGGAACCAAATTCGCCGTAAAACTCGCAAAGCCCGTGACCTGCGCTGTGAACCGTGCCCTCTTCGACCAGTACCTTGCCCAAAAAGCCCAAGACGCAGGCGCCCAATTCCGCTTCAACAGCCGCGTGCAGTCGCTTATTCGCAAAAACGGCGTAGTCTGCGGCGTAAACGTGCAAAAACCTGACGGGTCTTTGGTTGGGGTGCGTGCGCCGTTGGTTGTGGATGCTGAAGGGATTTCGTCGCGGCTTTTGCGCCAAGCAGGCTTGCGCGGGCTGCGCGGCGACGGGTTAGTTTACGCAATAGAAGCTGAAATCACGGGCGCGCGGGGCGTGGAGGAGCATGCAGTGGAAGTTTACGTGGGCAAAGCGTATGCGCCTGGATTTTACGGCTGGCTCATCCCCCGACCTGACGGCACCGCTAAACTGGGCTTGGCAACCAGCCACGGCAACCCCAAAACGTACCTGCAACGGCTTATCCAAAAGCACCCAGTAGCGTCAAAGCAACTAAAACATGCAAAAATTCAATCCACTGCTTTTCACGCCATCACCCTTGGCGGTCCAATTCCCCAAATGTACACCGACGGCTTTTTAGCTGTTGGCGACTGCGCCTCCCAAGTCAAACCCACCACAGGCGGCGGCGTCATCTTCAGCCTCACATGCGCAAAAACAGCCGCCCAAACCACAAAACAAGCCCTAAACAAAAACGACCTCTCCACCACAACCCTGCAAGCGTACCAAAAACAAACCCACAAACTCCTAAACCACGACTACCAAACCATGCACCACCTCCACAAACTCCTCAACCACACAACCGACAAAAAATTTGATAACACCCTAAAATTCACCAACAAAATCCAACTCCAAAAAGCCCTAACCAACATCGACGAAATCGACCACCAAACCAAAACCCTCCTCGCCATAGCAACCAAACCCCAAACCTACGCCACCCTAACCTACCTACTAACCACCCTACTAAAACCCTAA
- a CDS encoding elongation factor 1-beta — protein sequence MGHVVVTYKVFPEDIVKDFAPLKEQIKGVVPDNAEIMGYGEEPIAFGLVALLTQIQFSEDETGIADDVENKLSELPGISQVQTLMVRRTSR from the coding sequence ATGGGTCATGTTGTTGTTACTTACAAGGTGTTTCCTGAGGATATCGTCAAGGATTTTGCTCCTTTGAAAGAGCAGATTAAAGGTGTTGTGCCTGATAACGCGGAGATTATGGGTTATGGTGAAGAGCCAATTGCTTTTGGGCTTGTTGCGCTTTTGACGCAAATCCAGTTCTCTGAAGATGAGACAGGCATCGCAGATGATGTGGAAAACAAGCTCTCAGAGTTGCCAGGCATAAGCCAGGTTCAAACTTTGATGGTACGGCGCACCAGCAGATAA
- the truD gene encoding tRNA pseudouridine(13) synthase TruD, whose product MAVGVPVLDCSLGLEAYATTTAGIGGAIKRGAEDFVVEEVLVDGSKASATPEEVAGKPPLGASERQTRFLLCSLVKRNWDMFMAVKNVASQLGVESGRVQFAGIKDAKALTAQYVTVEGATFESAGKVNVKDLTLTPLGYFREALSTFYLLGNNFRITIQEPTLTAAEAQQQITKTIEQLQDVGGIPNFYGHQRFGTTRPITHLVGKAIVQGDLEQAALLFLAKPSPHEHPSSREARAALQETQDFQRALQDFPRQLRYERYMLEHLAQSPGDFVGAFRRLPLKLRMLFVQAYQSLLFNRFLSARLKQGLALNKAAVGDYVVNVERTGLAMVKTGKIVAESQIAQVNEQIAAGKMRVALPVVGFSQKLSQGEIGQTQQRIMAEEGIDRQSFHMQQLPEINARGELRAAACPIQNFQHLNNPAQSPQVEFMLQKGSYATVLLREIIKPQDLVAAGF is encoded by the coding sequence GTGGCTGTTGGGGTTCCTGTTTTGGATTGCAGTTTGGGTCTTGAAGCGTACGCGACCACAACCGCTGGGATAGGCGGCGCGATAAAGCGGGGGGCTGAGGATTTTGTGGTTGAAGAAGTCTTGGTGGACGGCTCCAAAGCATCCGCCACGCCTGAAGAGGTCGCTGGGAAGCCTCCGTTGGGCGCATCTGAGCGGCAGACGCGGTTTTTGCTTTGCAGTTTGGTGAAGCGTAATTGGGATATGTTCATGGCGGTCAAGAATGTAGCGTCGCAGCTTGGCGTTGAGTCGGGGCGCGTGCAGTTTGCAGGCATCAAAGACGCAAAAGCCTTAACCGCGCAGTACGTCACCGTGGAGGGCGCAACCTTCGAATCCGCTGGGAAAGTCAACGTCAAAGACCTCACCCTAACGCCTTTGGGGTACTTTCGAGAAGCCCTCTCCACCTTCTACTTGCTGGGAAACAATTTTCGCATAACCATCCAAGAACCCACGCTAACCGCCGCGGAGGCGCAACAGCAAATCACAAAGACCATAGAGCAGCTACAAGACGTTGGGGGCATACCCAACTTTTACGGTCACCAACGCTTCGGAACCACCCGCCCCATAACACATCTCGTTGGAAAAGCCATCGTCCAAGGCGATTTGGAGCAAGCTGCCCTGCTGTTTTTGGCAAAACCCAGCCCCCACGAACACCCAAGCTCGCGAGAAGCCCGCGCCGCCCTGCAAGAAACCCAAGATTTCCAAAGGGCTCTGCAGGATTTTCCGCGGCAACTGCGCTACGAACGCTATATGCTGGAGCATTTAGCCCAGAGCCCTGGGGATTTTGTGGGGGCGTTTAGGCGTTTGCCCTTAAAGCTGCGTATGTTGTTTGTGCAGGCGTATCAGTCGTTGTTGTTTAACAGGTTTTTGAGTGCACGCCTAAAACAAGGCTTAGCGTTAAACAAGGCTGCGGTGGGGGATTACGTGGTGAATGTGGAGCGCACGGGCTTGGCGATGGTGAAAACAGGCAAAATCGTCGCAGAATCGCAAATAGCGCAGGTGAACGAGCAAATTGCGGCGGGAAAAATGCGGGTGGCGTTGCCTGTGGTCGGTTTTAGCCAGAAACTCTCACAGGGCGAAATCGGACAAACCCAACAGCGCATCATGGCTGAGGAAGGCATAGACCGCCAAAGCTTTCACATGCAACAACTCCCAGAAATCAACGCCCGCGGAGAACTACGCGCCGCCGCCTGCCCCATCCAAAACTTCCAGCACCTAAACAACCCCGCGCAAAGTCCGCAAGTTGAGTTCATGCTGCAAAAAGGCTCCTACGCCACCGTGCTGCTGCGCGAAATCATAAAACCCCAAGACCTCGTAGCGGCAGGCTTCTAA
- a CDS encoding zinc finger domain-containing protein, with translation MSEKPSLSLVTCTSCGKPIPPGSEATKFLCPNCGEIQIKRDGKCRKFGRPYKCPKCGFTGP, from the coding sequence ATGTCGGAAAAACCTTCCCTCTCACTGGTTACCTGCACTAGCTGCGGAAAACCTATTCCTCCGGGCAGTGAAGCTACAAAGTTTCTGTGCCCCAACTGTGGAGAAATCCAGATAAAACGTGACGGAAAATGCCGCAAATTCGGCAGACCCTATAAGTGCCCCAAATGTGGGTTTACAGGACCATAG
- a CDS encoding trypsin-like peptidase domain-containing protein translates to MEDSQFPHSNLPAPPVKQRKKRSLAMPLAAVLIIGLLCGGLVGYSLSYITFDEKLNDLQMQIQNLPEESHYTQVSNTEYFVGANGSLSDLYAQVKDSVVVIQGLTVQYDMFRRAYYSSVQGSGFVYDFDGQMVVITNNHVVEDVQNITVSFINGNAYPATVLGADPYADLAVLSADAPDGEFTPLEIVDSSTLNVGDTLIAVGGPYGLAGTMTTGIVSALGRTISEDLSGGYPIANVIQTTTPINAGNSGGPLLNSNGQVVGITTAIVSDSQGLGFAIPSSTVLREISDLISEGSYNQHPTIGASGTDMNYEIAQVMNVNVTYGWLIAQVTSGGPADNAGIHGGTQQTTLADKTVITGGDIIIAINNVRITSIDDLSTYLEQNTTPGDVINVTIVRENQTLTVELTVGTRPATI, encoded by the coding sequence TCCTCCAGTGAAACAGCGAAAAAAGCGTTCACTTGCCATGCCCTTAGCGGCTGTTCTCATAATTGGTTTGCTCTGCGGCGGCTTAGTCGGGTACTCTCTTAGCTACATCACCTTCGACGAAAAACTCAACGACCTGCAGATGCAGATACAAAACCTTCCCGAGGAATCCCACTACACACAGGTCTCTAACACGGAGTATTTTGTGGGCGCGAACGGGTCTCTTTCTGATTTGTATGCACAGGTTAAGGATTCCGTGGTGGTTATTCAGGGCTTAACTGTGCAGTATGACATGTTTCGCCGTGCCTACTACTCTTCTGTGCAGGGTTCAGGCTTCGTCTACGACTTTGACGGGCAAATGGTGGTCATAACCAACAACCACGTAGTTGAAGACGTACAAAACATTACCGTGAGTTTCATAAACGGAAACGCCTACCCCGCAACCGTTTTAGGCGCTGACCCCTACGCCGACCTCGCAGTGCTCTCCGCAGACGCCCCAGACGGGGAATTCACGCCGCTTGAAATCGTTGACTCCTCCACCTTAAACGTCGGCGACACCCTAATCGCCGTTGGTGGTCCCTACGGCTTGGCTGGAACCATGACCACTGGCATAGTTAGCGCTTTGGGGCGGACAATCTCTGAAGACCTCTCAGGCGGCTACCCCATCGCCAATGTCATACAAACCACCACCCCAATAAACGCAGGCAACTCTGGCGGACCCCTGTTAAACAGCAACGGACAAGTAGTTGGCATAACAACTGCAATTGTTAGCGACTCTCAAGGGCTCGGATTTGCCATCCCCAGCAGCACGGTGCTACGCGAAATCAGCGACCTAATCTCGGAGGGCTCCTACAATCAGCACCCAACAATTGGTGCCTCTGGAACTGACATGAACTACGAAATCGCGCAGGTCATGAACGTGAACGTAACCTACGGCTGGTTAATCGCCCAAGTCACCAGCGGTGGACCAGCAGACAACGCAGGCATACACGGCGGAACCCAACAAACAACCCTCGCCGACAAAACCGTCATAACCGGCGGAGACATCATCATAGCAATCAACAACGTTAGAATCACCAGCATCGACGACCTCTCCACCTACCTCGAACAAAACACAACCCCCGGAGATGTCATCAACGTAACCATCGTACGCGAAAACCAAACCCTCACCGTAGAACTCACCGTTGGAACCCGACCAGCCACAATCTAA
- the apt gene encoding adenine phosphoribosyltransferase — protein MDLKSKITYNPNFKGVFFWDITPLLKDGAAFKECIDQLANHYRGKDVDVIVSNEARGFIVGAALAYALGVGFVPVRKKGKLPRKCMELSYAKEYESDCIEIHEDAIDKDAKVLLIDDLLATGGTIKANIELVEKLGGKVVGIGFVIELLYLEGRKLIGDKHEIFSLIKYKDTNV, from the coding sequence ATGGATTTGAAATCTAAAATAACCTATAACCCCAACTTTAAAGGCGTGTTTTTTTGGGATATAACCCCACTGCTTAAGGATGGGGCGGCTTTTAAGGAATGTATCGACCAGTTAGCAAATCATTATCGTGGTAAAGATGTTGACGTTATTGTTTCTAATGAGGCGCGTGGTTTCATAGTTGGTGCGGCGTTGGCGTATGCTTTGGGCGTGGGTTTTGTTCCTGTGCGCAAGAAAGGCAAGCTGCCGCGTAAATGCATGGAACTCTCGTACGCGAAAGAATACGAAAGCGACTGCATCGAAATCCATGAAGACGCCATAGACAAAGACGCAAAAGTTTTGCTAATTGACGATTTGCTTGCAACAGGCGGAACCATAAAAGCAAATATTGAACTGGTTGAAAAACTGGGCGGAAAAGTAGTCGGCATAGGCTTTGTTATTGAGCTGCTTTATCTTGAAGGCAGAAAACTAATTGGCGACAAACACGAAATCTTTTCGCTCATAAAATACAAAGACACAAACGTTTAA
- the pth2 gene encoding peptidyl-tRNA hydrolase Pth2, producing MFDYKQVLVFRKDLQLSKGKLAAQAGHAAVSAAQEAHIHNRKWWDGWLFEGQRKIAVKVENEKAMRKLEVAAEELGLPHALIVDAGLTEIPEGTVTCLGIGPAPAEIMDRLTGQLQLL from the coding sequence GTGTTTGATTATAAGCAGGTGTTGGTGTTTCGTAAGGATTTGCAGTTGAGTAAGGGTAAGTTGGCGGCTCAGGCGGGTCATGCGGCGGTTTCTGCTGCTCAGGAGGCTCATATTCATAATCGGAAGTGGTGGGATGGTTGGTTGTTTGAGGGTCAGCGTAAGATTGCGGTGAAGGTTGAGAATGAGAAGGCGATGCGTAAGTTGGAGGTTGCGGCTGAGGAGTTGGGTTTGCCTCATGCGTTGATTGTGGATGCGGGGTTAACGGAGATTCCTGAGGGGACGGTTACGTGTTTGGGGATTGGTCCTGCGCCTGCGGAGATTATGGATCGTTTGACGGGTCAGCTGCAGTTGCTTTAG